AGGAAGGTAATTTCTCTTTCAGCAATGGGTAACTGGATCCTTCTGAGTTCTTATCTCTATACCAAATAGCCTGTCTCTTTGCTGCAGGCATTTGGGAGCATCCTGAACCTGGTCCCCTTGGCAGAGAGTGTAGTGAAGCTGAATGCTGTATGCATGGAGTGTTACCGGGAGGCTTCATACACTAAGAGGCTGGGCACTGAGAGGGAGGTAAGATTCTAGGGAACAAAGACCACTCTAACAGGGCCTCGAAGGCACCTGTGAGGTGACCTGCCCTGCCCATGGTGTGCTCATACAGGAGGAAGGAGCATTCTCTTCTAACCTACTCTCTCTTGCCAGGTTGAAGTCATTGGAGGGTCAGACAAGTATCATTCAGTCTGCCGTGTCTGCTACTTCAGGAAGCGACCTCAGCAGGCTGGGCCAGAAAACAAAGAGAACCTGCCTGTGGGGGCCAAACAGGTGGATGCCATAGCCTCCCAAAAGGTCCTGGCTTCGCGACAGATGCAGTGGAGCCCAGCAAACTGAGCAGGGGAGGCTAGAGACTACAACTTTGGGGCTTCTTTAAAGCTGGCTTTCCCCTCTGTTCAGCCTGGGGCTGTCTCATGGCCTCCCAATGCTACCTGCCAAACCTAACTGCTGCTTGTGTGTGCTGAGCTACAAAGAACCAGGCAAGCCTCCACATAGAAGGGACAAAAGAGGAGAACAATGACAAACAGGAGTCAGGCAAGCAACCAAGGGGAAAGTCCTCTGCCATGGGATGTGGGCAAGAAATGGGAGGCACTTACGGAAGCAGCCACACTGCAACAGACCCTTGTCCCTGAGTGTGGGACTTCCCAATACACCCATCTGTCCAGGCTTCTGAGTAACGAATTCCTCCCAACTCCTGGTTACCTCTCGAGCACTTTTGACCTCCCTCCCTGACACTGTTGCTGGGTTTTGCTTGTGTTCTTAAGGACCTTGCCTGTTCCTAACGAGCTCATGGGTCTGACTTGCTGCCTGGGGATGCCCTGTCCCTAGGTGACACTGGGGCAGGAGGACCTCATTGCTTTAGCCCTTTCATTATATTGCCTCTTACTCCATTCTAAGGTAAACGGCCTCAGTCCTCCCATCCCTATTAGTGTCTTCTGCTATCACGACACCCCAGCCATTATCTTCCCTCCCAAACATCAGTTTCCCCTCTAACAATGCTTATGTGCGGCTGCCTCCATCCCCTCTCTGGCAGGCAGCTGTAATTAGTTCTCCCTCCCCTGTTGCACTTCAGTGGCTGTCCAATTATACTTGCTAAGTGACTAAGTTGCTCTCAATCAGGGCTGTTCCATTCCAAGGGTTTTTACTGTTACCAGCAGTGGAGGTGGCCTTGATGTGTTTATTTTTAGGGTTAGGTGGGGGTTCTGTTTTTAGTTTCAGCTGTACTAACTCAAGGAGCTGAAGCCCTGctcctccctgcatccccctaaTGAGAGTGGAGAATAGTCACCCCTCCAGCCATGGTGTCCAAGCTCTTAACCCagactaactgaaaacagtgCTCTCCTGAGGtgaggtggagctggggctgaTGTTAAAGGGCAGCATCTGCTTCAGTGGAGCCTAGTTCTGCTAATACCACTGTGCACAGCTGCTTACTTGCCTAAGAAGAGTTTGTAGACGGGGCTCTAAAAGCCCTGTGTCCTGATGGAAAGGATGTGCTCTGTCTCTCTACTAGAGGGAGTAAAGATTAGTGCAGGGAGGGGCTTTGAGTAGCATTGCTGGTGAGTGCCCCACCCCTTATTGTGTAGTAAATCTGAAAGCTGCCTCTGCTGAGCACTATTTTTAATCTTCCAGAGGGATGTCTCTGTGCTGTCCCTAGAACCAGATGTTTAAATGAGGGTCTCTTGAAGGTAACAGGCAGATGATCTCCACTTTGACTTAAATTTCCTCCTGTGTCCTTAGCAAAtcttctcttcccctttctctctAAAGCTTGGGATCATTCCCTGCTGCTTCCTTGCTGCCATAACAGCTTGTGGGCCAAAGCCCTTTCCCTAAGGCAGATGTAGCATTTTGATAATTGCTAGGccagcccttcccttcccttctctggAGAATGCGCTAGCTGCTCTAACCTCCTTTCCTCCAGCCCAGGCTTGCTGCTGTGTGACACAAGGCCCTCTGTTAACCACTGGCCCGGCCCCAAGAAGTTCTCTTCAGCCCATTTCCCTCACCCCTTACAGCAGCTGCATTTATCCTAACCCAAACAGGGCCTGGAAGCAGCAAGTTTGACCATCTTTATGAAGCTCACCTGCCAGGCGTAGTATGGCTGCTGCTAATTTTAAATACCTCCATTGCTGCTTTGGGGGGAGACTCTACAAGCTGTGACTGAAGAATTCCTGCTTGGTTCTAGAGCTGCTtactaaaggggggggggggggaagagagtttAATGTGCTTAAGGCTGCACCATTACCCTTGGAGGGGGGGCTCATCCCTTGGTGTGGGCAGCTGCCTAATGGTTCAGTGGGGTCTGTAAGTGCAGGGGtgagttttaaattaaataatttaatgACACTCCATGTAATGTGTATTAATGCCACATTCACACTGCTCTGGCTGAGGCCTCTTCTCAGGCTTCTGGGGGCAGCTGTACTCATGCTCTGTTGACAGGGTGTGTGCTAGAAGCTCTGTCAGGTGGCTTCTTTATGGGAACTGCCTGCTTGTGTAACCACTCTCAAATTCCCTAACCCCTGCGGGTGCAGGGGGGGGCACACTTGAGCTGTGCTAAAAATAGGCCTGTGCAATGATTATGCATTTCTTGGCTTTTCAGGACAGTGACTTGCTCTAGGCAGAGCATGTGGGGAGCTGCATTTCCTAtccctccctgggggcaggaaacCCACCCCCTTCTTAGGCTGAAACATCCTGGATGGGCAAAAGGTGAGgcaaggcctctccccagcagcaggaAAGCCCCCCTTGCATGTGTGCAAGTGtgccccccccctcacacacttAGCGCTCCCTGGCCCCAGAAAGTCAGCAGCCATCAGTGAAAGACTTTATTCCATCTTCCCACAGTGATAAATGGGCATTTAAAACATTCAGTTGTGGGCTAGCAGCTGAGGCTGCAACTCACCTACCCAGTGTGGCTATCAGAAACACCTTCCCAGAACAGGTGCACTTGGGAAGCAACAACCTGAGACTATTTACACACCCTGTCTTGCTTTGCTGGTGTGTACACAAGGAAGAACAGCTCCATCCCCCCAATCCCTGCACTGCTGCTTCAGTGGCAGGAGCAGGCTCAAGCCTGGCCCTCCCTTGGAGAGCTAGCTGCCAGATGGTTTTGAGCAGACACCACCAGGCTGTGCTCTGACCAGAGTAGCTTCTGCCAGACCAGCCTGGGGTGAGCAGAAAGGTGTTGTACTGGGTAAATAGAACAGGGCTGCTCAGCTTCCCCCTCCTTGCTCAGGCCCTACAGCAAAGTCATTCTAGGAAGCTGTTTCAGCAGCAGTTCAAGAGCTGACCAACCTCCTGATCTGGGCCATCTCATCATTGCAGATGGTACCCAAAGATCAGACCCTCCCCAACTCTTAACAGAATCCCCTTTagcttgctgggggaggggtaagGCACAGCCCCTAACTTAGCAGGGGAACTCTCAAGCTTCATATACAAGTCAGTTTACAAAAAGTTTAGTCCTGCACTTTGGCACCAAGCTCCCCCAGCAGCACAAATGGAAGGCAGCACAGGAACCCCTTCCATGCCCCATTACCCAGCACAGAAGCAGAACTGCAGGTGCAGTCACAAGCAACTGCTGGCCCAGGAACTGAACCCCACTGCCCTACTG
The sequence above is a segment of the Mauremys mutica isolate MM-2020 ecotype Southern chromosome 12, ASM2049712v1, whole genome shotgun sequence genome. Coding sequences within it:
- the TK1 gene encoding thymidine kinase, cytosolic isoform X3 → MRRVRRFQIAQYKCLVIKYAKDTRYCTNGVSTHDRNTMEALSACYLKDVQQEALGSAVIGIDEGQFFPDIVEFCEAMANAGKTVIVAALDGTFQRKAFGSILNLVPLAESVVKLNAVCMECYREASYTKRLGTEREVEVIGGSDKYHSVCRVCYFRKRPQQAGPENKENLPVGAKQVDAIASQKVLASRQMQWSPAN